The Streptomyces nitrosporeus genome includes a window with the following:
- a CDS encoding response regulator — MRIVIAEDNALLREGLVLLLTSSGHEVVADAATGPEVLPALLEHRPDAAVLDVRLPPTFRDEGLRAALAARAEMPDLPILVLSQYVEETYAAELLAQGAQGIGYLLKDRIGRVDQFLQALERVADGGTALDPEVVSQLLTRKASAQPLRSLTAREREVLEHMAQGKANGTIAAELVVTERAVSKHIGSIFAKLGLEADDGTVHRRVLAVLAYLEGRDGR; from the coding sequence GTGCGGATCGTGATCGCCGAGGACAACGCGTTGCTGAGGGAGGGGCTCGTCCTCCTGCTCACCAGCTCGGGGCACGAGGTGGTCGCCGACGCCGCCACCGGCCCCGAGGTGCTGCCCGCCCTGCTGGAGCACCGTCCCGACGCGGCCGTCCTGGACGTACGCCTGCCGCCGACCTTCCGCGACGAGGGCCTGCGCGCCGCACTCGCCGCCCGCGCCGAGATGCCGGACCTGCCGATCCTCGTCCTCTCCCAGTACGTCGAGGAGACCTACGCCGCCGAACTGCTCGCCCAGGGCGCCCAGGGCATCGGCTACCTGCTCAAGGACCGGATCGGCCGCGTCGACCAGTTCCTCCAGGCCCTGGAGCGCGTCGCCGACGGCGGTACGGCCCTCGATCCCGAAGTGGTCTCCCAGCTGCTGACCCGCAAGGCGTCCGCCCAGCCGCTGCGGAGCCTCACCGCACGGGAGCGCGAGGTCCTCGAACACATGGCGCAGGGCAAGGCGAACGGCACGATCGCCGCCGAACTCGTCGTCACCGAAAGGGCGGTGAGCAAACACATCGGCTCGATCTTCGCCAAGCTGGGCCTGGAGGCCGACGACGGCACCGTGCACCGGCGGGTGCTCGCCGTCCTCGCCTACCTGGAGGGCAGGGACGGCCGCTGA
- a CDS encoding sensor histidine kinase: MSHPPAPLTSALIRSWDASRYLFTGLLLGLFAYLGAALVVAALLFAAVLIGLPALPEAMKLLRRVTESERRRAAARLGVPCRPAAYPSAGSGELSERVRRVLTDPTAWRDVLWLPFQALASTAAACLAMVLWPIGLLVDGAALTAVRLVDRRSTDEYGTPPPARPGWVLRWHPFLADLCAGWSRALLTARGTADLAERIDELTESRAGAVEAHGAELRRIERDLHDGAQARIVALSLRIGLARQLLDRDPAAARARLEEAQDGADAALAELRHVVRGIHPPILTDRGLAGAVRALASDASVPVEAELGEVEDGRRLPAAIEAAAYFVVAEALTNISKHSGASTASVRISRGAGVLRVRVGDDGRGGADERAGSGLVGIRRRIAALDGTTRISSPAGGPTDIEVELPCGS, translated from the coding sequence ATGAGTCACCCTCCCGCCCCGCTGACGAGCGCCCTCATACGCTCGTGGGACGCCTCGCGCTACCTCTTCACCGGCCTCCTGCTGGGCCTGTTCGCCTACCTCGGCGCCGCCCTCGTGGTGGCGGCCCTGCTCTTCGCCGCCGTCCTCATCGGCCTGCCCGCCCTGCCCGAGGCGATGAAGCTGCTGCGCCGGGTCACCGAGTCCGAGCGCCGCCGGGCCGCCGCCCGGCTGGGCGTCCCCTGCCGGCCGGCGGCGTACCCGTCCGCCGGCTCCGGGGAACTCTCCGAGCGGGTACGCCGCGTCCTCACCGATCCGACGGCCTGGCGGGACGTCCTCTGGCTGCCCTTCCAGGCCCTCGCCAGCACCGCGGCCGCCTGCCTCGCCATGGTGCTGTGGCCCATCGGGCTGCTGGTGGACGGAGCGGCCCTGACCGCCGTCCGCCTCGTGGACCGGCGGAGCACCGACGAATACGGCACCCCGCCGCCCGCCCGTCCCGGCTGGGTGCTGCGCTGGCACCCCTTCCTCGCCGACCTCTGCGCGGGCTGGAGCCGCGCGCTCCTCACCGCCCGGGGCACCGCGGACCTCGCCGAACGCATCGACGAACTGACGGAGAGCCGCGCCGGGGCGGTCGAGGCCCACGGCGCCGAACTGCGCCGCATCGAACGGGACCTCCACGACGGGGCCCAGGCCAGGATCGTCGCCCTGTCGCTCCGGATCGGCCTCGCCAGACAGCTCCTGGACCGGGACCCGGCGGCGGCACGCGCCCGCCTGGAGGAGGCCCAGGACGGCGCCGACGCGGCCCTGGCCGAGCTGCGCCACGTGGTGCGCGGCATCCACCCGCCGATCCTGACGGACCGTGGACTGGCGGGCGCCGTACGGGCGCTGGCGTCCGACGCGAGCGTCCCCGTCGAGGCCGAACTCGGCGAGGTGGAGGACGGCCGCCGCCTGCCCGCCGCGATCGAGGCCGCCGCCTACTTCGTCGTGGCCGAGGCCCTCACCAACATCAGCAAGCACAGCGGGGCGAGCACGGCGAGCGTACGGATCAGCAGGGGCGCCGGTGTCCTGCGCGTACGCGTCGGGGACGATGGGCGCGGCGGCGCGGACGAACGCGCCGGCAGCGGGCTGGTCGGGATCCGGCGGCGGATCGCCGCCCTGGACGGGACCACCCGGATCAGCAGCCCCGCAGGGGGCCCGACCGACATCGAGGTGGAGCTGCCGTGCGGATCGTGA
- a CDS encoding LysR family transcriptional regulator, whose product MIDARRLRVLRAVADHRTVTAAAAALYLTPSAVSQQLAALEQETGHRLVERGARGARLTAAGDILLTHTNEVLAQLERAEAELAAYSGGSAGTVTVAAFATGIGLVLAPAIAGLARTAPGIRVRVQDAEGDASVPMVLDRQVDVAVAVEYRGAPGDDDRRLVRLPLYSEPFDAVLPVGHRLADRAQIAVADLAEDPWIGPYPGNPCHDVVVLACEYAGFEPRLEHSSDDFHAVVALAGAGAGVALVPRSALRGTEAGGVVVRPVEGAAPTRRVFAAVRRGTERHPLIEPVLDALRAAAGPA is encoded by the coding sequence ATGATCGATGCCCGGCGGCTGCGCGTCCTGCGTGCGGTGGCGGACCACCGTACGGTGACCGCCGCGGCCGCCGCGCTCTACCTCACCCCGTCCGCCGTCTCCCAGCAGCTCGCCGCGCTGGAGCAGGAGACCGGCCACCGGCTGGTGGAACGCGGCGCGCGGGGGGCCAGGCTGACGGCGGCCGGGGACATCCTGCTCACCCACACCAACGAGGTGCTCGCCCAGCTGGAGCGCGCGGAGGCGGAACTCGCCGCCTACAGCGGGGGCAGCGCCGGCACGGTCACCGTCGCCGCGTTCGCCACGGGCATCGGGCTCGTCCTCGCCCCCGCCATCGCCGGGCTGGCCCGGACCGCCCCCGGCATCCGGGTCAGGGTGCAGGACGCCGAGGGCGACGCGAGCGTCCCGATGGTGCTGGACCGGCAGGTCGACGTGGCGGTCGCCGTGGAATACCGGGGCGCGCCCGGCGACGACGACCGGCGGCTGGTCCGCCTGCCGCTGTACTCCGAACCGTTCGACGCGGTGCTGCCGGTCGGCCACCGCCTCGCGGACCGGGCGCAGATAGCCGTCGCCGACCTCGCCGAGGACCCGTGGATCGGCCCCTACCCCGGCAACCCCTGCCATGACGTGGTCGTCCTGGCCTGCGAGTACGCGGGGTTCGAGCCGAGGCTGGAGCACTCCTCGGACGACTTCCACGCGGTCGTCGCCCTCGCCGGGGCGGGCGCCGGGGTCGCCCTGGTGCCCCGGTCGGCGCTGCGCGGCACGGAGGCCGGCGGGGTCGTCGTACGCCCGGTGGAGGGCGCCGCCCCGACCCGGCGGGTGTTCGCCGCGGTCCGGCGCGGGACGGAGCGGCACCCGCTGATCGAACCGGTCCTGGACGCGTTGCGGGCGGCGGCGGGACCGGCGTAG
- a CDS encoding sporulation protein, producing the protein MAFRRFLSSLGVGAPEVETVLDRHQVRPGERVTATVTVRGGDADVEIEHLTVRLAVRFESHGENEVRYMHPMAERTPARDFTLGAGEVRTEQVHFDLPLGMPLTHTDGRPLPAAYSAVVTELAVDRAVDRGDEDVLEVHALPAQAAVLGALDGLGCRIHQTEVKHGRANARQEVDWWQELEMRFPAAYGVGNVELTLVTLESELDVCPGSYAAPLALTYAETEDRAELAGRIDAYLRKTFPA; encoded by the coding sequence ATGGCATTCCGCAGGTTTCTCAGTTCGCTCGGCGTCGGCGCGCCCGAGGTGGAGACGGTCCTCGACCGCCACCAGGTGCGTCCGGGTGAGCGTGTGACCGCGACGGTCACGGTCAGAGGCGGCGACGCCGACGTGGAGATCGAGCACCTGACGGTCCGTCTGGCTGTCCGGTTCGAGTCCCACGGGGAGAACGAGGTCCGTTACATGCACCCGATGGCGGAGCGGACCCCCGCGCGGGACTTCACCCTGGGAGCCGGTGAAGTACGTACCGAACAGGTGCACTTCGACCTCCCCTTGGGGATGCCTCTCACCCACACCGACGGGCGCCCGCTGCCGGCCGCGTACTCCGCGGTGGTCACCGAGCTGGCCGTCGACCGTGCGGTCGACCGCGGGGACGAGGACGTGCTGGAGGTCCACGCCCTGCCCGCGCAGGCCGCCGTGCTCGGGGCCCTGGACGGCCTCGGCTGCCGGATCCACCAGACGGAGGTCAAGCACGGCCGTGCCAACGCCCGCCAGGAGGTGGACTGGTGGCAGGAGCTGGAGATGAGATTCCCCGCCGCCTACGGTGTGGGGAACGTCGAACTGACCCTGGTCACCCTGGAGTCGGAGCTGGACGTCTGCCCCGGCAGCTATGCCGCCCCGCTCGCCCTCACCTACGCGGAGACCGAGGACAGGGCGGAGCTGGCCGGCCGGATCGACGCCTATCTGCGGAAGACCTTCCCGGCCTGA
- a CDS encoding glycine C-acetyltransferase — protein MFDSVRDGLRTTLDEIRDAGLQKPERVIGTPQSANVAVTSGGRAGEVLNFCANNYLGLADHPEVVAAAHEALDRWGYGMASVRFICGTQEVHKELEQRLSAFLGQEDTILYSSCFDANGGVFETLLGPEDAVISDALNHASIIDGIRLSKAKRYRYANRDMADLEQRLAEASGARRRLIVTDGVFSMDGYVAPLAEICDLADRYDAMVMVDDSHAVGFVGPGGRGTPELHGVMDRVDIITGTLGKALGGASGGYVAARAEIVALLRQRSRPYLFSNSLAPVIAAASLKVIDLLESAGELRERLDANTALFRSRMTAEGFDILPGDHAIAPVMIGDAAKAARMAELLLERGVYVIGFSYPVVPQGAARIRVQLSAAHSTEDVDRAVDAFVAARAALEA, from the coding sequence ATGTTCGACTCCGTCCGCGACGGCCTGCGCACCACCCTCGACGAGATCCGCGACGCCGGACTCCAGAAGCCCGAGCGGGTGATCGGCACCCCGCAGTCCGCGAACGTCGCCGTCACCTCCGGCGGGCGCGCCGGCGAGGTCCTCAACTTCTGCGCCAACAACTACCTGGGCCTCGCCGACCACCCCGAGGTCGTCGCCGCCGCCCACGAGGCCCTGGACCGGTGGGGCTACGGAATGGCCTCCGTCCGCTTCATCTGCGGCACCCAGGAGGTCCACAAGGAACTGGAGCAGCGGCTCTCCGCCTTCCTCGGCCAGGAGGACACGATCCTCTACTCCTCCTGCTTCGACGCCAACGGCGGCGTCTTCGAGACCCTCCTCGGCCCCGAGGACGCGGTGATCTCCGACGCCCTCAACCACGCCTCCATCATCGACGGCATCCGCCTCTCCAAGGCGAAGCGGTACCGCTACGCCAACCGCGACATGGCCGACCTGGAGCAGCGGCTCGCGGAGGCGTCCGGTGCCCGCCGCCGGCTGATCGTCACCGACGGCGTCTTCTCCATGGACGGCTACGTCGCCCCGCTCGCCGAGATCTGCGACCTCGCCGACCGCTACGACGCCATGGTCATGGTCGACGACTCGCACGCCGTCGGCTTCGTCGGCCCCGGCGGCCGCGGCACCCCCGAACTGCACGGCGTCATGGACCGCGTCGACATCATCACCGGCACCCTCGGCAAGGCACTGGGCGGCGCGTCCGGCGGCTACGTCGCGGCGCGCGCCGAGATCGTCGCCCTGCTGCGCCAGCGCTCGCGCCCGTACCTCTTCTCCAACTCGCTGGCTCCGGTCATCGCCGCCGCCTCCCTCAAGGTCATCGACCTGCTGGAGTCCGCCGGCGAGCTGCGCGAGCGGCTCGACGCCAACACCGCGCTCTTCCGCTCCCGGATGACCGCGGAGGGCTTCGACATCCTGCCCGGCGACCACGCGATCGCCCCCGTGATGATCGGGGACGCCGCGAAGGCGGCCCGCATGGCCGAACTGCTCCTGGAACGCGGTGTGTACGTGATCGGCTTCTCCTACCCCGTCGTCCCGCAGGGCGCCGCCCGGATCCGGGTGCAGCTGTCCGCCGCCCACTCCACCGAGGACGTGGACCGGGCCGTGGACGCCTTCGTCGCCGCCCGCGCGGCTCTGGAGGCCTGA
- a CDS encoding ABC transporter permease, producing the protein MSTTEARAGREREAASLPVARAGSRRASAFLARRSLKAHRRAWAAVFAAAGAAAALLGAFALVIGSLLLAQPPVERYAGADAVVAAGQKVSYTAKPWGGEPATVTAYLPERVRLDRGLVAKAAAAEGVASAVADDSVPVVLGSGAAATGRSWPSAALTRYELTGGRAPGTADEVVLDTALAPAGTGPGDTVLLRAGGPARPYTVSGLARSDRDAGPAVFFTEARLTSLGGHPGTVDAIGVVAAPGVSPAALRASLDAALPGRAGGGEIRVLTGAERGEGEHLDALGGRGDLLALLGSVAGTVVMVALLVISSTLAQAVHQRSAELALLRAVGASPRQLRSAIGREAGRVAVSAAVLGGIGAVPLGLLMRSVLTTEVLPLPVPVWLPFAAGAVGAALVALAARPVAMLAARRITRLRPSVAMAAAGAPEPGDPGRVRTVAGLLLALAGAGSAGFATTQGGQAAAVAASGSATSLVIAVALLGPRTARVAVRVLGAPLRRGAGVSGFLAARSTAAHVRRLGAALTPVVLVTAFVCVQLGASSTLERAGDRQAAAALRADLMVTGPAGGLPSGAADAVRATPGVAAATGVLRSAVVLAHREAGEPVLERLPVLGVTADQLEGTLDLGVTAGGLGALRGPGTVAVGADRAGSLGAGVGDTVELRLGDGTRVAPKIVAVYERALGVGDFVFPREALTAHVSAVRDQAVLIRTDGPGSGPVASALREALTPYGAVRVGPASDGAVRAAPATSGEDDAMIVIGVGVIGGFALLAVVSTLALISVGRRRELRLLRLVGAGRGQVTRMLLLETALVAGAGLALGTLVAAVPLTAFSVALAGSAPYMEPARYGVLVLAVVVAAAAGTLLPGRRGR; encoded by the coding sequence ATGAGTACGACGGAGGCGCGGGCCGGGCGGGAGCGGGAGGCGGCGTCGCTGCCCGTGGCGCGGGCGGGGTCGCGGCGGGCGTCGGCGTTCCTCGCGCGGCGTTCGCTGAAGGCTCACCGCCGGGCCTGGGCGGCGGTGTTCGCCGCGGCGGGTGCCGCGGCGGCTCTGCTGGGCGCGTTCGCGCTGGTGATCGGTTCGCTGCTGCTGGCGCAGCCGCCGGTGGAGCGGTACGCCGGGGCAGACGCGGTGGTCGCGGCCGGGCAGAAGGTGTCGTACACCGCGAAGCCGTGGGGCGGCGAGCCGGCCACCGTGACGGCCTATCTGCCGGAGCGGGTGCGGCTGGACCGTGGCCTGGTGGCGAAGGCCGCGGCGGCCGAGGGGGTCGCCTCGGCGGTGGCGGACGACTCGGTTCCGGTGGTGCTTGGCTCCGGGGCCGCCGCGACCGGCCGGTCCTGGCCGTCGGCGGCGCTCACCCGGTACGAGCTGACCGGGGGCCGGGCGCCGGGCACCGCCGACGAGGTGGTGCTGGACACGGCGCTGGCGCCGGCGGGTACGGGGCCGGGCGACACCGTGCTGCTGCGGGCGGGCGGTCCCGCCCGGCCGTACACCGTCAGCGGGCTCGCCCGGTCGGACCGGGACGCGGGTCCCGCGGTGTTCTTCACCGAGGCGCGGCTGACGTCGCTGGGCGGTCATCCCGGGACGGTCGACGCGATCGGTGTCGTCGCCGCGCCGGGAGTCTCGCCCGCGGCGCTGCGGGCCTCGCTGGACGCCGCCCTGCCCGGGAGGGCCGGCGGCGGTGAGATCCGGGTCCTGACGGGCGCGGAGCGCGGTGAGGGCGAGCACCTGGACGCGCTGGGCGGCCGGGGCGACCTGCTGGCGCTGCTCGGTTCCGTCGCGGGCACGGTGGTGATGGTGGCCCTCCTGGTGATCTCCTCGACGCTCGCCCAGGCCGTGCACCAGCGGTCGGCCGAGCTGGCCCTGCTGCGCGCGGTGGGCGCCTCGCCGCGCCAGCTCAGGTCGGCGATCGGCCGGGAGGCGGGCAGGGTGGCGGTGTCCGCCGCGGTGCTCGGCGGGATCGGCGCGGTGCCGCTGGGGTTGCTGATGCGGTCGGTGCTGACCACCGAGGTGCTGCCGCTGCCCGTCCCGGTATGGCTGCCGTTCGCCGCCGGCGCGGTGGGTGCGGCGCTGGTCGCGCTGGCCGCGCGTCCCGTGGCGATGCTGGCCGCGCGCCGGATCACCCGGCTGCGGCCGTCCGTGGCGATGGCCGCCGCGGGCGCTCCCGAGCCGGGCGATCCGGGACGGGTGCGTACGGTCGCCGGGCTGCTGCTGGCCCTGGCCGGGGCCGGCTCGGCGGGGTTCGCGACCACGCAGGGCGGGCAGGCGGCGGCGGTCGCCGCGTCGGGTTCGGCGACCTCGCTGGTGATCGCCGTGGCGTTGCTGGGGCCGCGGACGGCCCGGGTGGCGGTACGGGTGCTGGGGGCGCCGCTGCGCCGGGGTGCCGGGGTCTCCGGGTTCCTCGCGGCCAGGTCCACCGCGGCGCACGTCCGGAGGCTGGGCGCGGCCCTGACCCCGGTGGTGCTGGTGACGGCCTTCGTCTGTGTGCAGCTGGGCGCCTCCTCGACGCTGGAGCGGGCCGGGGACCGGCAGGCGGCCGCCGCGCTGCGGGCGGACCTGATGGTGACGGGGCCGGCGGGCGGGCTGCCGTCCGGGGCCGCCGACGCGGTACGCGCCACGCCGGGGGTGGCCGCGGCGACCGGGGTGCTCCGGTCGGCCGTGGTGCTCGCCCACCGCGAGGCCGGCGAACCGGTGCTGGAGCGGCTCCCCGTCCTGGGGGTGACGGCGGATCAGCTGGAGGGCACGCTGGACCTCGGCGTCACCGCGGGCGGCCTCGGGGCCCTCAGGGGTCCCGGGACGGTCGCGGTCGGCGCGGACCGTGCCGGTTCCCTCGGCGCGGGCGTCGGTGACACCGTGGAGCTGCGCCTGGGCGACGGCACCCGGGTCGCGCCGAAGATCGTCGCCGTCTACGAACGGGCCCTGGGCGTGGGTGACTTCGTCTTCCCCCGGGAGGCGCTGACGGCTCATGTGTCGGCCGTCCGCGACCAGGCGGTGCTGATCCGCACGGACGGTCCGGGCAGCGGCCCGGTGGCCTCGGCGCTGCGCGAGGCCCTCACCCCGTACGGCGCGGTCCGGGTCGGTCCGGCGAGCGACGGCGCCGTGCGTGCCGCGCCCGCCACCTCCGGCGAGGACGACGCGATGATCGTGATCGGGGTCGGGGTGATCGGCGGCTTCGCGCTGCTGGCGGTGGTCAGCACCCTGGCACTGATCTCCGTGGGCCGGCGCCGTGAGCTGCGGCTGCTGCGGCTGGTGGGCGCCGGGCGGGGGCAGGTCACCCGGATGCTGCTCCTGGAGACGGCGCTGGTGGCGGGGGCCGGGCTGGCGCTGGGCACCCTGGTCGCCGCGGTCCCGCTGACGGCGTTCTCGGTGGCGCTGGCCGGCTCGGCACCGTACATGGAGCCCGCCCGATACGGGGTGCTGGTGCTCGCGGTGGTGGTGGCGGCCGCGGCCGGGACCCTGCTGCCGGGCCGCCGGGGGCGCTGA
- a CDS encoding ABC transporter ATP-binding protein translates to MESTVDTLTAVRAAALSLESVSRRYKRRGRGGREATALDAVSCAVPVGSFTAVVGPSGSGKSTFLQCAAGLDRPTSGTVRIGGTDLGSLSEAALTRLRRDRVGFVFQSHALNLVPSLSIEENVVLPLVLAGADPGSATVLDRGRALLTRVGLAGRGSDGPSTLSGGQQQRVAVARALVTEPDVIFADEPTASLDPESAGLVLGLLRDAVRIDGRTVVMVTHDPAAAGWADRVLTMDGGRLR, encoded by the coding sequence GTGGAGTCGACGGTGGACACGCTCACGGCGGTGCGGGCGGCCGCGCTGAGTCTGGAGTCGGTGAGCCGGCGGTACAAGCGCCGCGGGCGCGGCGGCCGGGAGGCGACGGCGCTGGACGCGGTCAGCTGCGCGGTGCCGGTGGGGAGTTTCACCGCGGTGGTGGGGCCCTCCGGGTCGGGGAAGAGCACGTTCCTGCAGTGCGCCGCGGGCCTGGACCGGCCGACGTCGGGGACGGTGCGGATCGGCGGTACGGATCTCGGGTCGCTGTCCGAGGCGGCGCTGACCCGGTTGCGCCGGGACCGGGTCGGTTTCGTCTTCCAGTCCCACGCGCTGAACCTGGTGCCCTCGCTGAGCATCGAGGAGAACGTCGTGCTCCCCCTGGTCCTGGCGGGCGCGGACCCCGGGTCGGCCACCGTGCTGGACCGGGGCCGGGCGCTGCTGACCCGGGTCGGCCTGGCGGGGCGCGGGTCCGACGGGCCCTCGACGCTGTCCGGCGGGCAGCAGCAGCGGGTGGCGGTGGCGCGCGCGCTGGTCACCGAACCCGACGTGATCTTCGCGGACGAGCCGACGGCCTCGCTGGACCCCGAGTCGGCGGGGCTGGTGCTGGGCCTGCTGCGGGACGCGGTACGGATCGACGGCCGCACGGTCGTCATGGTCACCCATGATCCGGCGGCGGCCGGCTGGGCCGACAGGGTGCTGACGATGGACGGCGGGCGGCTGCGATGA